A stretch of Paenibacillus mucilaginosus 3016 DNA encodes these proteins:
- a CDS encoding YcdB/YcdC domain-containing protein: MQKPFFKPWGIAGLTTALLLTSASPLAAMTPDAASKQTSAVLLPAAGPSAPAKEALPAASDAPVNTAVSRERAIELAGTYVTIPTDYKLQSVNYQVTPFSGGSARGAWHLSFVKQDAKGYYGSISVTVDSNNGGLLSYQIYDGDPDRKPSFPPQVSLDKAKTIAEAHLAKMLPKEQSQLTYALEDEKNFRKPLSGETQYPLRWVRSVNGIPFYGNEVRITVDGDGRIISYSKQWDESLAFAPSGTPVAADKAADTLQEATNPRLQYVTPYNAESGAQQLYVAYTADPLMVDAATGEVLTLSGGKPAPAVKPVPLSDKPLAELPSAPLKLTKEQAVERITGKFTLPKEAKLEDASYREYTDPRTNRTTSAWDLRWSVGGSPENGGTMIYASVDSSTGVILAFSPNDFRPLAASTDTAGADLTSDELKSRAEKHLREILPAYVHELYLDPQNEASPEWTSKLASMPYYPVNYRRIVGGIPTEYESVSLGLDRKTGEIKEFHSNLSTIPYPAEPRKVIAEDEARKLLLGQYDIKLQYVIDYKGKPSPYGYDGAGGMPVEKYNVMAAAGEIAPTGGEKLQTRLVYGLVPKFTEREQQLFLDGESGKWRSRESGRTVDPFAAPPADIAGHWAEEALNLMIDYGALEVTDGKVQPDGLITRGEMVKMLLAAVNGGYMPLSAGAYAERAASFADVAKDSKYFAYVENAADRGLIDRTSGTFQPDASLSRADLAELLVRAMGYRKLAQTEGLFVLQATDLENGAAANPGAVALVNGLGIMTLEDGKFRPKTEMTRAQAATAFYKYLQVRAELQDSPVNPRW, from the coding sequence ATGCAAAAGCCATTCTTCAAGCCTTGGGGTATCGCCGGCCTCACCACCGCCCTTCTGCTGACGTCCGCCTCCCCCCTGGCGGCCATGACCCCCGATGCGGCGTCCAAACAAACATCAGCCGTCCTTCTGCCGGCCGCCGGACCGTCGGCACCGGCCAAGGAAGCGCTGCCAGCCGCAAGCGACGCTCCCGTGAATACGGCAGTCTCCCGGGAGCGCGCCATTGAGCTTGCCGGCACCTACGTCACCATTCCTACCGACTACAAGCTCCAGAGCGTCAATTACCAAGTCACCCCGTTCTCCGGCGGCAGCGCCCGCGGCGCCTGGCATCTGTCCTTCGTGAAGCAGGACGCCAAGGGATATTATGGCAGCATCAGCGTCACGGTAGATTCCAATAACGGCGGGCTGCTCTCCTACCAGATCTATGACGGCGATCCGGACCGCAAGCCTTCCTTCCCTCCGCAGGTGTCCCTGGACAAAGCCAAGACGATCGCCGAGGCCCACCTGGCCAAGATGCTTCCGAAGGAGCAGAGCCAGCTGACTTATGCGCTTGAGGACGAAAAGAATTTCCGCAAGCCGCTCAGCGGGGAAACCCAATATCCCCTGCGCTGGGTCCGCAGCGTGAACGGCATTCCTTTTTATGGCAATGAAGTGCGCATCACGGTGGACGGCGACGGCCGGATTATCTCTTACTCCAAGCAGTGGGACGAATCGCTTGCGTTCGCACCGTCCGGCACGCCTGTTGCAGCTGACAAGGCCGCGGACACGCTTCAGGAGGCGACGAACCCGCGTCTGCAGTACGTTACGCCTTATAATGCCGAAAGCGGCGCGCAGCAGCTCTACGTTGCTTACACCGCGGACCCGCTGATGGTGGATGCCGCCACAGGCGAAGTCCTGACCCTCTCCGGCGGCAAGCCTGCTCCTGCCGTGAAGCCCGTGCCTTTGAGCGACAAGCCGCTCGCCGAGCTTCCGTCCGCTCCGCTCAAGCTCACCAAGGAACAGGCGGTGGAGCGCATCACAGGGAAATTCACTCTTCCGAAGGAAGCGAAGCTCGAGGACGCCTCGTACCGGGAGTACACCGATCCCCGGACGAACCGGACGACATCGGCCTGGGATCTACGTTGGTCCGTTGGCGGGTCGCCCGAGAACGGCGGCACGATGATCTATGCCTCCGTCGACAGCTCCACCGGCGTGATTCTCGCTTTCTCGCCGAACGATTTCCGGCCGCTGGCCGCCTCGACGGACACAGCTGGAGCAGATCTTACCTCCGACGAGCTGAAGAGCCGCGCGGAGAAGCATCTGCGGGAGATTCTGCCGGCATATGTGCACGAGCTCTATCTCGATCCGCAGAACGAAGCCTCACCGGAGTGGACATCGAAGCTGGCCTCCATGCCGTATTACCCGGTGAACTACCGGCGCATCGTCGGCGGGATTCCGACGGAATATGAATCGGTCAGCCTCGGCCTCGACCGCAAGACAGGCGAGATCAAGGAGTTCCACTCCAATCTCTCCACGATCCCTTACCCGGCGGAGCCGCGGAAGGTCATCGCGGAAGATGAAGCACGGAAGCTGCTCCTCGGCCAATATGACATCAAGCTGCAGTACGTTATCGATTACAAGGGCAAGCCTTCCCCGTACGGGTATGATGGTGCAGGCGGCATGCCGGTGGAGAAATACAACGTGATGGCCGCCGCCGGCGAGATCGCCCCTACGGGCGGCGAGAAGCTGCAGACCCGGCTGGTCTACGGCCTTGTGCCGAAGTTCACCGAACGCGAGCAGCAATTGTTCCTGGACGGGGAATCCGGCAAGTGGCGCAGCCGCGAGAGCGGCCGCACGGTCGATCCGTTCGCCGCGCCTCCTGCGGACATTGCCGGCCACTGGGCCGAGGAAGCGCTGAATCTCATGATCGATTACGGCGCCCTCGAAGTCACGGACGGCAAGGTCCAGCCGGACGGACTCATCACCCGCGGCGAGATGGTGAAGATGCTGCTCGCGGCCGTGAACGGCGGCTACATGCCGCTCTCCGCCGGAGCCTATGCCGAGCGTGCGGCCTCCTTCGCGGACGTGGCGAAGGACTCCAAGTACTTCGCTTACGTCGAGAACGCCGCCGACCGCGGCCTGATCGACCGGACCAGCGGCACGTTCCAGCCGGATGCCTCCCTCTCCCGCGCCGATCTGGCCGAGCTGCTCGTCCGCGCCATGGGCTACCGCAAGCTGGCGCAGACCGAAGGCCTCTTCGTCCTGCAGGCGACGGATCTCGAGAACGGTGCGGCCGCTAATCCCGGCGCTGTCGCGCTCGTGAACGGCCTCGGCATCATGACGCTCGAGGACGGCAAGTTCCGGCCGAAGACCGAGATGACCCGGGCACAGGCGGCCACAGCCTTCTACAAGTACCTGCAGGTGCGCGCCGAGCTGCAGGATTCGCCCGTGAACCCGCGCTGGTAA
- a CDS encoding CPBP family intramembrane glutamic endopeptidase: protein MRQNLPLTLLLTLLGTIGAAAILPYQLALLGGKLPDTGGLPLPAALALGVVQQAVLLFILTAAALKLQERTLLDLPYLRAWVSRTPQPPVSRSWMAIGIAGSLIGCLLIALLDAYVFTPAIEAPQADPIPRPAWWQGLLAMFYGGITEELLLRLFAMTLIVWLLSKITGRTGARIPSGYFWCAILLSTLLFGIGHLPAAAGLYGTLNGVIVARILILNGLLGIWFGYLYWKKGLEYAMVSHMSADLCLHVVFASISS, encoded by the coding sequence ATGAGACAGAACCTGCCTCTGACGCTCCTCCTGACCCTCCTTGGCACGATCGGGGCGGCCGCCATCCTGCCGTATCAGCTCGCCCTGCTCGGCGGGAAACTGCCCGACACCGGCGGTCTTCCTCTTCCCGCCGCGCTCGCTTTGGGCGTGGTCCAGCAGGCCGTCCTCCTCTTCATCCTCACCGCCGCCGCTCTCAAGCTGCAGGAGCGGACACTCCTGGACCTGCCGTACCTGCGGGCATGGGTCTCCCGGACACCCCAGCCGCCCGTCTCCCGGTCCTGGATGGCCATCGGCATCGCAGGCAGCCTGATCGGCTGTCTCCTCATTGCGCTGCTCGATGCGTACGTGTTCACCCCGGCCATTGAGGCGCCCCAAGCGGATCCGATTCCCCGTCCCGCCTGGTGGCAGGGCCTGCTCGCCATGTTCTACGGAGGCATCACGGAGGAGCTCCTGCTGCGTCTTTTTGCAATGACCCTGATCGTATGGCTGCTCTCCAAGATTACAGGCCGGACCGGGGCACGAATTCCCTCCGGGTACTTCTGGTGCGCCATTCTCCTCTCGACCCTGCTGTTCGGCATCGGACATCTGCCCGCGGCGGCCGGTCTGTACGGGACGCTGAACGGAGTGATCGTCGCCCGCATCCTCATCCTGAACGGACTGCTCGGGATCTGGTTCGGCTACCTGTACTGGAAAAAAGGATTGGAATACGCCATGGTTTCCCATATGTCTGCCGACCTGTGTCTTCATGTGGTTTTTGCATCTATTTCTTCCTGA
- a CDS encoding autorepressor SdpR family transcription factor, with the protein MALNHTFKALSDPTRRQILDLLKERDMTAGEIADKFDMSKPSISHHLNLLKQAELVWDERRGQHIVYSLNLTVFQELMKWLLAFPLPAEERTAPASKERKDPT; encoded by the coding sequence CTGGCGCTCAATCATACCTTCAAGGCCCTGTCGGACCCGACCCGGCGGCAAATCCTCGATCTGCTCAAGGAACGCGACATGACCGCCGGCGAGATCGCCGACAAGTTCGACATGTCGAAGCCGAGCATCTCCCACCATCTGAACCTGCTCAAGCAGGCGGAGCTTGTCTGGGACGAGCGCAGGGGGCAGCACATCGTCTATTCGCTGAACCTGACCGTGTTTCAGGAACTCATGAAATGGCTGCTCGCCTTCCCTCTGCCCGCAGAGGAACGGACAGCCCCAGCCTCCAAGGAAAGGAAGGATCCTACATGA
- a CDS encoding SdpI family protein — MKHYLPSLTLFILAVALSFYAYPYMPDQMAVHFRFDGTPDGFMTKFWALATAPLFMLLLMAAALLVPVNPSDARTLSAQTLVRETSIGLLFGAHIAIILYAVGYEFDMAKYVTILMGIVFLILGNYMPRFQPNRYIGIRTPWTLASEENWRRTHRTAGKIWFIGGLLMLACLLLPEGTTAFGFLFVLIAVMGLTLAVTFYHSRGRA, encoded by the coding sequence ATGAAACATTATTTGCCCAGCCTTACCCTGTTCATTCTTGCCGTCGCCCTGAGCTTCTATGCCTATCCGTACATGCCCGACCAGATGGCGGTTCATTTCCGCTTCGACGGCACACCGGACGGCTTCATGACCAAATTCTGGGCACTGGCCACAGCGCCTTTATTCATGCTTCTGCTGATGGCGGCAGCCCTGCTGGTCCCCGTGAACCCGTCCGACGCCCGCACCTTGTCCGCCCAGACCCTCGTACGCGAGACCTCCATCGGCCTCCTGTTCGGCGCCCATATCGCGATCATCCTGTACGCCGTGGGCTATGAGTTCGACATGGCCAAGTATGTCACCATCCTCATGGGCATCGTCTTCCTGATCCTGGGCAACTATATGCCGCGCTTTCAGCCGAACCGGTATATCGGAATCCGGACGCCCTGGACTCTGGCGAGCGAAGAGAATTGGCGCCGCACCCACCGCACGGCCGGGAAAATCTGGTTCATCGGCGGCCTGCTCATGCTGGCCTGCCTGCTGCTTCCGGAAGGCACCACCGCCTTCGGCTTCCTGTTCGTCCTCATCGCCGTCATGGGGCTTACCCTCGCCGTCACTTTTTATCACTCCCGGGGGCGCGCATGA
- a CDS encoding serine/threonine protein kinase has protein sequence MLQYFRDVYTSWIDYPLREGRRLGGRYEIVRFLGMGSYGLTYLCRDSREAGAEVVVKMAKPSKKELGRRLLQREHEILKKLQHPRIPAAGGTFEERGRLCLVTEYIAGETVEDLIFREERRFTEEVSLLFMRELLEIVAFVHGQGYVHLDVRIPNVMVRGGDIHLIDFGLARRIGDTEGQEPFENDEMRRRRTPEAQSDLYAAGHFLLFLLYSTYRADWNSPEAGWEEELTVSEGTRTLIRRLLQEEPPYADAVICMAELDRVLGALQRSSP, from the coding sequence ATGCTGCAGTATTTCAGGGACGTGTATACCTCGTGGATCGATTATCCGCTGCGTGAGGGCAGGCGGCTTGGCGGGCGGTACGAAATCGTCCGCTTCCTGGGTATGGGGAGCTACGGGCTGACGTACCTGTGCCGGGACAGCCGGGAGGCTGGGGCCGAGGTGGTCGTGAAGATGGCGAAGCCGAGCAAAAAAGAGCTGGGCCGCCGTCTGCTGCAGCGGGAGCATGAGATCCTGAAAAAGCTTCAGCACCCCCGCATTCCGGCAGCCGGGGGCACCTTCGAGGAGCGCGGCAGGCTTTGTTTGGTAACCGAGTATATCGCGGGGGAGACGGTCGAGGATCTGATCTTCCGGGAGGAGCGAAGGTTCACCGAAGAGGTGTCCCTGTTATTCATGCGGGAGCTGCTCGAGATTGTGGCCTTCGTCCATGGACAGGGTTACGTGCACCTGGATGTCCGCATTCCGAATGTGATGGTGCGCGGCGGTGATATTCATCTCATCGACTTCGGTCTCGCCCGCCGGATCGGCGACACGGAGGGACAGGAGCCGTTCGAGAATGACGAGATGCGGCGTCGCCGTACCCCGGAGGCGCAGAGCGATCTGTATGCGGCAGGCCACTTCCTGCTCTTCCTGCTCTATTCCACCTACCGGGCCGATTGGAACAGCCCGGAGGCCGGCTGGGAGGAGGAGCTCACGGTGTCGGAGGGGACGCGGACGCTGATAAGGCGGCTCCTGCAGGAGGAGCCGCCTTATGCGGATGCCGTAATCTGTATGGCTGAGCTGGACCGGGTGCTGGGTGCTCTTCAGAGGTCATCCCCCTGA